The following proteins come from a genomic window of Malus domestica chromosome 02, GDT2T_hap1:
- the LOC103451320 gene encoding protein TIFY 10A codes for MSSSSETAEVSGQRGMRTAEKPSNFTQTCSMLCQYLKEKGSFGDLNLDTACNNMQQSNGGTPEMFRQKAPPMNFFPFVENSRNMPTAVRDFKSMDLFPQQAGFGPSAPTPREEVPMTADSSVKKSAPGEPQKAQMTIFYGGQVIVFNDFPADKAKEVMLLASKESSQSHTAPASPPAKTNNAFASHLGKSPVNSSSSVPPSSNMFPNFGNQAIQEGVKPSPRPVVCDLPIARKASLHRFLEKRKDRLNTLAPYQTSSPASSPAKPTENKSWLGLAAQQTQ; via the exons ATGTCGAGTTCGTCGGAGACTGCGGAGGTTTCAGGCCAGAGAGGGATGAGGACGGCGGAGAAGCCGTCGAACTTCACTCAGACATGCAGCATGCTTTGCCAGTACCTCAAGGAGAAAGGCAGCTTTGGAGATCTGAATCTTGACACGGCATGCAACAACATGCAACAATCTAATG GAGGAACACCTGAGATGTTTCGTCAGAAAGCCCCACCCATGAACTTCTTTCCATTTGTGGAAAATTCTCGGAACATGCCAACGGCGGTTAGAGACTTCAAATCCATGGATTTGTTTCCTCAACAAGCTGGTTTTGGTCCCTCTGCCCCCACTCCCAGAGAAGAGGTCCCCATGACGGCTGATTCTag TGTGAAGAAATCTGCCCCTGGAGAGCCTCAGAAGGCACAAATGACCATCTTTTATGGTGGACAAGTAATCGTGTTCAACGATTTTCCTGCGGACAAGGCCAAGGAAGTCATGCTCTTAGCAAGCAAGGAGAGTTCTCAGAGCCACACCGCTCCGGCTTCACCTCCGGCCAAGACTAACAACGCCTTTGCCTCTCATTTGGGCAAGAGTCCCGTTAATTCCAGCAGTTCAGTTCCTCCGAGCTCCAACATGTTTCCTAACTTTGGCAATCAAGCGATTCAGGAGGGCGTCAAGCCATCCCCTCGACCCGTTGTTTGTG ATCTTCCGATTGCAAGGAAAGCTTCGCTTCATCGATTCCTCGAGAAGAGAAAGGATAG GCTCAACACCCTAGCACCGTACCAAACGAGCAGCCCTGCATCCAGCCCGGCGAAGCCAACCGAAAACAAGTCATGGCTAGGGTTGGCTGCTCAGCAAACCCAATGA